A window of Ruminiclostridium herbifermentans genomic DNA:
ATAATAATTTTACAATTCTTCAATTGAGAAATTACTATTTTAATGCAATCTCTAGTATCTGAAATAGATGATAGAGGATCTAAGGAATAACTAATTATATGCTCTACTTGCCAATCATCATTTAATTTGCTAAATAGCAGGATACTAGAACCTTCTTCGAAATTCGTAAGTTCACTTTCAGAATTCACAATAACAGCAATTTTATTTGTCATTATATCGCCTCCTCAAATTATTTTATGTAGATCAACTTTTTAACCAAGTAGCCTGTTTATCTAAGTTGTACAGACGTACCAGTAATAAGATAAGGTTAAAATTATAGTGCTAGCCTACTGGCTCTTCCGTACAAATTTACCTAATGGGGTTAATGCCAAGTATCTTATTTATCTAAGTTGTACTCGCGTACCAGAATAAGCTAAGGTTAAAATTATAGTGCTAGCCTACTGGTTCTTCCGTACAAATTTACCTAATGGGGTTAATGCCAACTGTCTTATTTATCTAAGTTGTACTGATGTACCAGTATAAGCTAAGGTTAAAATTATAGTGCTATCTTACTGGTTCTTTCGTACAACTTTACTTAAAGGGATTAGTGCCAAGTATCTCATTTATCTAAGATGTACTTGAGTGCCAGTATAAAAATAATTAGCTTATCTGCAAACTCAGTTCAATATAAATTAGCGCAAATAGTTAATATTAAAAAAGAGCAAATCAAGTTATGCCTGATTTGCTCCATTGCATTTCTAATTTATTAATTTGCTTTAATTTAGTAATTTACTTTATTATATGTGGATATATAAAAATAAGCAACTAAGTATTTACAAATGAAATAAATATAACCTATATTTGTAAGTATTGTATAAATATAATGCTAAACTATTAGATATTATTGACATATTCGTGCATTGTGAATAATTCTAAATACGTATATAATCGAAGTAAGCTAAATGAAAACAACTGACGACGGAGTCTCATATCCCAGTATCAAACGGGTTATGGGACTTTTTTATTAACATAAGCAATATTGCCTCCCCGCATTCAGTATATATTTAGCAATGTTAGCTTATCGGCAGAAGTTGTTTTTGTATAGTAGTTTAAAATTTATCAATAGACGAAGAGGTCTTCAAACACAAACGATATGTTATGTTTGAGGGCCCTTTGTTCTATATATAGGAATTAACTGTGTAAGAGTTCAAAAGAACATTGGTAATTCTAAGCTTGAATTGTAGTACCACATGGATGGCCGATCGGACTTCTTATTGAAACTAAGAAGTTTTAAATAATAGAGAATATTAGAGGTAGTTTATAAGCTTTTTAAAGCAAACTTTTAGTAATTGGAATGTACAACGAAATTAAAAAAATCAGCCCAGAGAGGGCAAGGGAGGTATTATTATGAGACAGGTAGCTATTTATGGTAAAGGTGGTATTGGGAAATCTACAACAACACAAAACTTAACAGCTGGTTTAGGCGAAATGGGCAAAAAAATTATGATTGTAGGCTGTGACCCTAAAGCAGACTCCACAAGACTTATACTTGGGGGACTTGCACAACAGACTGTTTTGGATACCCTCAGAGAAGAAGGTGAAGATATAGACTTGGAATTGGTTATGAAAGAGGGTTTTGCAAATATCAAATGCGTAGAGTCAGGAGGTCCTGAACCAGGTGTTGGCTGTGCAGGTCGTGGTATTATTACTTCCATTGGACTTTTGGAAAGACTTGGTGCATATGAGGATGATTTAGATTATGTTTTCTATGATGTATTGGGTGACGTTGTTTGTGGAGGTTTTGCAATGCCAATACGAGAAGGAAAGGCACAGGAAATTTATATTGTTGCAAGTGGAGAAATGATGGCTCTATATGCAGCTAACAATATTTCAAAGGGTATCTTGAAATATTCAAGTACTGGTGGTTGTAGACTGGGAGGTATTATTTGCAACAGCCGTAAGGTTGACGGTGAGGCAGCACTTGTTGAAGCATTTGCAAAGGAACTTGGTTCACAAATGATTCATTTTGTTCCTAGAGACAATATGGTTCAAAGGGCAGAAATACATAAGAAAACAGTTATTGATTTTGATCCAAATTGTAACCAGGCAGATGAATACAGGGCTCTTGCGAAAAAGATTGATGAGAACAAGATGTTTGTAGTTCCAAAGCCACTTACTCAGGATAGACTGGAAGCGCTGCTGATGGAACACGGAATTATGGATATATAATACTATATCGCATTTAAAATATAGAAATTGCATATTTTAAATCACCGCTTACGCGGTGTACTGCATAAGCAGTGGCTCATAGTATTGAACAACATTTGAGGGCCTTGCCCTAACGCCGTATTCGGCTATTTAAAATGTGATTTAACATTTTAAACAAATAATAACTTAACTTAAGAAAGGTGGATAAAATATGTTACTAATAAGAGCAATTATTAGGCCAGAGAGAACCAATATTGTACTATCTGAACTATTATCAGCTGGTTTTCCTGCGGTAACGAAAATGGATGTTTATGGTAGAGGTAAGCAAAAGGGTATAGTCATAGGAGACGTTCAGTATAATGAAATACCCAAAGAAATGCTGTTGCTTGTTGTAAATGATGAAGACAAGGATGACGTGGTTAAAGTAATAATGAGAAATGCAAGGACAGGTGAAAAGGGTAATTTTGGAGATGGTAGAATCTTTATCAGCAAAGTAGAGGATGCTTATACCATCAGTACAGCTAAACAAGGACTGTAGGGGGGAAAGCTTATGAAAGAGATTATGGCCATTATTCGTACAGATAAGGTTAATAAAACTAAAGAGGCTCTTGGAAATGCAGGCTTTCCAGCATTTTGCTGCAGACCTTGTCTGGGAAGAGGGAAGAAAAGTCTTGATGCGACAGTTTTAAACTATATTTTAGAGACAGGAGAACTACCTGTATCTAAAGTTGGTGAAGCATTTACAGAAACTGCAAGACTTATTCCAAAAAGAATTTTGACTTTAGTAATTGAGGATGAACAAGTAGATATGGCTATTAAAACCATATTTAAAGCAAACCAAACAGGTAATCCAGGTGACGGAAAAATATTTGTTCTTCCAATAGAAGAAACCTACAAGGTTAGAACCGGTGAGAACATACTATAAAATATTGGGGGTGAGACAAATGAATGTAAGAAATATTGTATTGGATAAATATGGGGCAAAGGTTTATAAAAATCGAAAAGAGCATATTATAGAGATTAATGAAGAAACTAAGCAGCAGCCAATTGCTGCAAACACCAGAAGTATTCCCGGAATTATGACTAATAGAGGATGCTGCTATGCAGGATGTAAGGGTGTTGTACTCGGCCCCCTGAAGGACGTTTTAGTACTAACGCATGGACCTATTGGCTGTGGCTTTTACTCTTGGGGAACCAGAAGAAATAAGGCAAAACCTCAGGATGGCAGAAACTTTATTGAGTACTGTTTTTCAACAGATTTACAGGAGTCAGATATTGTATTTGGCGGAGAGAAAAAGCTAAGGCAAGCAATAAAAGAGGCAATAGAGATATTTAATCCAAAATGTATAATGATTTGCTCTACTTGTCCTGTTGGTCTAATAGGTGATGATATTCATGCAGTGGCTGCTGAGACGGAAAGGGAATATGGTATATCCTGTATGGCGTTCAGTTGTGAAGGATATAAGGGAGTAAGCCAGAGTGGTGGCCATCATATTGCTAACAATACTTTAATGAAAAAAGTTATTGGTACAGGAGATGCAGAACCTACCAAAAAGTTTACTATTAATATTCTTGGAGAATATAACATCGGCGGAGATGGATGGGAAGTTGAAAGAATTCTAAAGAGAATTGGATATGAAATAATAACTATTTTTACCGGTAACGGAAGCTATGAAACAATGAAAAATGCCCATATGGCAAATTTGAATATAGTACAATGTCATCGTTCAATTAACTACATAGCTGAGATGATGAAAACGAAATATGGAGTTGACTGGATAAAAGTAAACTTTATAGGTCTAGATGCAATTAAACAATCTCTAAGGGATATGGCAACATATTTCGGTGATAAGGAGCTTATGGAAAGAACAGAAGCGGTTATAGCTGATGAACTTGCAAATATAGCAGAGGAAAAAGAATATTATTACTCTAAATTAAAAGGCAAAACAGCTGCAATTTATGTTGGTGGTTCCCGTTCACATCATTATCAAAATTTGTTGGCAGATTTTGGGGTTAAAACAGTACTTGCAGGGTATGAGTTTGCTCATAGAGATGATTATGAGGGCAGAGAGGTTATTCCAACAATAAAGGAAGATGCTGATAGTAAGAATATTGAACATCTTGAGGTTACTAAGGATGAGCAGAAGTACCATGCATATCTGACAGAGGAGCAATACGAGGAATTAAAGACAAAGATACCTTTAGAGCAATATGGCGGAATGATTAAAACAATGGATGATAACAGTATAGTTGTAGACGACTTGAACCACTTTGAAACTGAAGAGTTTGTCAAACTGCTTAAACCAGATATGTTTTTCTCAGGTATCAAGGACAAATATGTTCTTCAAAAAGCAGGGGTATATTCAAAACAGTTGCACTCCTATGATTATAGTGGGCCATATGCAGGATTCAACGGAGCAATTAATTTTGCCAGAGATGTAACGATGGGACTTTATACTCCAGCATGGGGATTGGTAACACCACCCTGGAAAAATAAATCAACACTTAAGGCTAAATTAGTAGGAGGTGAGGAATAATGCTGAATTTAACTAAAAAAGAGATTTCAGAACGTAGTGCACTTAGAGTAAACCCATGTAAAACTTGTCAGCCTGTTGGTGCAATATATGCAGCACTTGGAGTACACAAATGTATGCCTCATAGTCATGGTTCACAAGGCTGCGTTTCATATCATAGAACCTTTTTGACAAGACATTTCAAGGAGCCAGCAATTGCTTCTACAAGTTCATTTACAGAGGGAGCATCAGTATTTGGTGGAGGCAGTAACCTTAGAACAGGTGTAAAGAATGTTTTTGATATATATAATCCAGACATTATTGCTGTACACACCACATGCCTTAGTGAAACCATTGGAGACGACTTAAATGCATATATTCAAGAAATGGATGTTCCTGAGGGTAAGCTGGTAATACATGCAAATACACCTAGTTACGTAGGTTCTCATATATTTGGTTTTTACAATATGATGGCAGGCTTTATTAATTATCTTTCTAAATCTACAGGTAAGTCTAATGGTAAAACTGCAATCTTTCCTGGATTTGTTAACCCAGGAGATATTAAAGAATTGAAGAAAATTGCAAATTATATGAAGGTTCCATTTACAATGTTCCCTGATCAGAGCGGAGTAATGGATGTCCCAATGACAGGTGATTATTCAATGTATCCAAAGGGTGGTACTCGTATTCCTGAAATTGTTGGATTAGGAGATTGCAAAATGGTTTTAGCGTTGGGTGAACTTACAAGTGAAGAACCTGCCAGCCTTTTAGAAAGAAAATGTAAGGTGCCTTATACACTGCTTCCACTTCCTATTGGAATAGAAGCTACAGATAGGTTTGTTATGGAATTAGCTCAATTATCAAATGAAGAGGTTCCTTATGAACTAGAAGAAGAACGTGGACAGTTGGTAGATATAATGCTTGATGCTCATGCTTACTTTTACAATAAAACAGTAGCAATATTCGGAGATCCTGATACTGTACTTGGATTAACTCGAATGGTGCTTGAAATGGGTATGATTCCTAAGTACGTTTTAACAGGAACACCAGGAGATAATTTTGTAAGGCTAGCAGAAAAAATATTCGAACAGTACGGAGTTGAAGGCTGTACTGCAAAAGCAGCAGGAGACCTGTTTGAATTGCATCAATGGATTAAGAATGAAAAGGTTGATTTAATGATAGGAACATCTTATGGAAAATCAATTGCAAGAGTTGAAGATATTCCTTTTGTTCGAGTAGGTTTCCCTATATTGGATAGATATGCACATTCGTATTTTCCAATAGTAGGCTACAAAGGGGCATTGAGATTAGTAGAGAAGATTTCAGAGGCATTAATGGAAAGACAAGATAGGACTTGTTCAGATGA
This region includes:
- the nifH gene encoding nitrogenase iron protein, which translates into the protein MRQVAIYGKGGIGKSTTTQNLTAGLGEMGKKIMIVGCDPKADSTRLILGGLAQQTVLDTLREEGEDIDLELVMKEGFANIKCVESGGPEPGVGCAGRGIITSIGLLERLGAYEDDLDYVFYDVLGDVVCGGFAMPIREGKAQEIYIVASGEMMALYAANNISKGILKYSSTGGCRLGGIICNSRKVDGEAALVEAFAKELGSQMIHFVPRDNMVQRAEIHKKTVIDFDPNCNQADEYRALAKKIDENKMFVVPKPLTQDRLEALLMEHGIMDI
- a CDS encoding P-II family nitrogen regulator, which encodes MLLIRAIIRPERTNIVLSELLSAGFPAVTKMDVYGRGKQKGIVIGDVQYNEIPKEMLLLVVNDEDKDDVVKVIMRNARTGEKGNFGDGRIFISKVEDAYTISTAKQGL
- a CDS encoding P-II family nitrogen regulator, with translation MKEIMAIIRTDKVNKTKEALGNAGFPAFCCRPCLGRGKKSLDATVLNYILETGELPVSKVGEAFTETARLIPKRILTLVIEDEQVDMAIKTIFKANQTGNPGDGKIFVLPIEETYKVRTGENIL
- the nifD gene encoding nitrogenase molybdenum-iron protein alpha chain, producing the protein MNVRNIVLDKYGAKVYKNRKEHIIEINEETKQQPIAANTRSIPGIMTNRGCCYAGCKGVVLGPLKDVLVLTHGPIGCGFYSWGTRRNKAKPQDGRNFIEYCFSTDLQESDIVFGGEKKLRQAIKEAIEIFNPKCIMICSTCPVGLIGDDIHAVAAETEREYGISCMAFSCEGYKGVSQSGGHHIANNTLMKKVIGTGDAEPTKKFTINILGEYNIGGDGWEVERILKRIGYEIITIFTGNGSYETMKNAHMANLNIVQCHRSINYIAEMMKTKYGVDWIKVNFIGLDAIKQSLRDMATYFGDKELMERTEAVIADELANIAEEKEYYYSKLKGKTAAIYVGGSRSHHYQNLLADFGVKTVLAGYEFAHRDDYEGREVIPTIKEDADSKNIEHLEVTKDEQKYHAYLTEEQYEELKTKIPLEQYGGMIKTMDDNSIVVDDLNHFETEEFVKLLKPDMFFSGIKDKYVLQKAGVYSKQLHSYDYSGPYAGFNGAINFARDVTMGLYTPAWGLVTPPWKNKSTLKAKLVGGEE
- a CDS encoding nitrogenase component 1; protein product: MLNLTKKEISERSALRVNPCKTCQPVGAIYAALGVHKCMPHSHGSQGCVSYHRTFLTRHFKEPAIASTSSFTEGASVFGGGSNLRTGVKNVFDIYNPDIIAVHTTCLSETIGDDLNAYIQEMDVPEGKLVIHANTPSYVGSHIFGFYNMMAGFINYLSKSTGKSNGKTAIFPGFVNPGDIKELKKIANYMKVPFTMFPDQSGVMDVPMTGDYSMYPKGGTRIPEIVGLGDCKMVLALGELTSEEPASLLERKCKVPYTLLPLPIGIEATDRFVMELAQLSNEEVPYELEEERGQLVDIMLDAHAYFYNKTVAIFGDPDTVLGLTRMVLEMGMIPKYVLTGTPGDNFVRLAEKIFEQYGVEGCTAKAAGDLFELHQWIKNEKVDLMIGTSYGKSIARVEDIPFVRVGFPILDRYAHSYFPIVGYKGALRLVEKISEALMERQDRTCSDEDFEMVM